From a single Spongiibacter taiwanensis genomic region:
- a CDS encoding bifunctional diguanylate cyclase/phosphodiesterase, whose product MTDQANHQSTQALGSGLPANTVALLYAFIAMLWIFFSSWLLDIALTDKSMLATVEQLKGIAFVFVTALLLRGVLRNRRPPNLPTESIAPSNTKLSVLILALLLLVPLISVSILSFYGPRLKRETGAELAAVANLKSAQLELWIKERLQDVSAISNNPSFIDNLNRFRNNNDADAAQRLRNQLTSVHNAYHYRDAALIDASGNNLLNPGDQVHPPLLQEMISLGDLQSATTSELYRDEDGTLLLDVVDRVKDNAGVYLLLQGDPERFILPNILTWPGERKTAGVTLLTRDQTGMRELANTGSTHFSAHDGQELANALSRQSGNSGFLEVEMNSGDSHFVAYQRIANSPWVLATSVNADEAMQPVRELAMLISAILLVTLLAITAMLGTLWRQQRRAHSLLLKLSVDKYEASLRQQAQTYQEIFAGNPHPMWIFDCDTFQFLAVNKAAEVQYGYSREEFLSMDIRQIRSSDEIERLETRVANRPKNTIVKAGLWRHQRRDGSEIMVEISCHPLTFEGRESLLVLAYDVTEREQLENRLRHSEDLTRATIDALPLQIAVLDESGTLTMTNRMWDQYTRETNGRRGKMVVGSNYPTIVQESIAAGSAGNPVAPPLLAGVNSVLRGERQEFSIEYPNFKGTEKAWFLVRVQRFPDSADTRIVISHENITERKLADIELRKVNRYYGALTSMSNAIVRNLDSPEEQGRRQRILDEICRIAAYHGELELVWVAQLGAEENTADLIAYSGQAVGFLKDYSECNELSSLTLQGAIRQAVCFKESRVIHDTQDDELNSARYKQLTEKWHLHSVLSCPIVIRGDVWGAITFYAGSSHYFSPDLIHLLEQLTEELAYSLDIIDIERRRAEAEAKLLLNARIIESSHEGMFITNDQGRLIMANAAMSSITGYDNDELLNLTPQALSAEPLTRTMLQEIGKSLKLRGHWEGESYHRRKSGDVFPVGLSITRVESPEGTHHISICRDLSERKEYENRIAHMISHDALTDLPNRSLFDARVADAIKQNANRSGQKVAVLFIDIDRFKMINDSLGHSTGDKLISEVATRIVDCCGDPRAVCRVAGDEFAVLLSNIEDERQISRVAADIVSKVSSPTRVNNTDIVVTVSVGVAVYPDHGNDTATLAKHANTAMVHAKRSGRNHHRLYTSSMEKDIGQHIAFENALRNAISNRELSLAYQPQINLLTHEVVGVEALARWHHPHYGNVSPGVFIPVAERSGMIIELGNWALQEACEQSMRWRKQKLLDVPVSVNVSFLQLCQDNFVRQVRRVLKSTGLPPHMLELEITESLLMQDVDRTLEKLNALAEMGVQLAIDDFGTGYSSLAYLRQFPANRLKIDKSFVQDLPDSHDATSIVNAIIDLAANLGMRTIAEGIETHDQLSMLAGSQCVEGQGYLIAKPISAGELEQWMKSREWGAIHAQESHG is encoded by the coding sequence ATGACAGACCAGGCTAATCATCAATCCACTCAGGCGCTCGGTAGCGGTTTACCAGCCAATACCGTTGCCCTGTTGTACGCATTTATCGCGATGCTGTGGATATTTTTTTCTAGCTGGCTGTTGGATATTGCCCTCACAGACAAGTCGATGCTGGCCACCGTCGAGCAGCTTAAAGGCATTGCCTTTGTCTTTGTCACAGCGCTGCTGCTTCGGGGCGTACTGCGCAACCGGCGTCCGCCAAACCTGCCCACAGAATCCATCGCTCCCAGTAACACAAAACTATCGGTGTTGATTCTGGCATTGCTGCTGTTGGTGCCGCTCATCAGCGTCAGTATTCTGAGCTTCTACGGCCCCCGGCTCAAACGCGAGACCGGCGCCGAATTGGCCGCCGTGGCGAACCTGAAAAGCGCCCAGTTGGAACTGTGGATTAAAGAGCGCCTGCAGGATGTGAGCGCAATCAGTAACAACCCCAGCTTTATCGACAACCTTAACCGCTTTCGCAACAACAATGACGCCGATGCCGCCCAGCGGCTGCGCAACCAGCTCACCTCGGTGCACAACGCCTACCACTATCGCGACGCGGCCTTGATCGATGCCAGCGGCAACAATTTGCTCAACCCGGGCGACCAGGTTCATCCGCCTCTGCTGCAAGAGATGATCAGCTTGGGTGACTTGCAATCCGCTACTACCAGCGAACTCTACCGGGACGAAGACGGTACGCTGCTGCTGGACGTGGTAGACCGGGTAAAAGACAACGCGGGTGTTTACCTGCTGCTGCAGGGCGACCCGGAGCGCTTCATTTTACCAAACATTCTCACCTGGCCCGGCGAACGGAAAACTGCCGGTGTGACCCTTCTGACCCGTGACCAGACCGGGATGCGAGAACTGGCCAACACCGGCAGCACGCATTTTTCGGCCCACGATGGCCAGGAACTGGCCAATGCCCTGAGCCGTCAAAGCGGCAACAGCGGCTTTCTGGAAGTGGAGATGAACAGCGGCGACAGCCACTTTGTTGCCTACCAGCGAATCGCCAACAGCCCTTGGGTACTCGCCACCTCGGTCAACGCCGATGAGGCCATGCAACCGGTGCGGGAACTAGCCATGCTGATCAGCGCCATTTTGCTGGTGACGCTGCTGGCCATTACCGCGATGCTGGGCACCCTGTGGCGGCAACAGCGCCGGGCCCATTCGCTGTTGCTCAAGCTCAGCGTTGATAAATACGAAGCGTCGCTGCGCCAACAGGCCCAGACCTATCAGGAGATATTTGCCGGTAACCCCCACCCCATGTGGATATTTGACTGCGATACCTTCCAATTTTTGGCGGTTAATAAGGCCGCCGAGGTGCAGTACGGCTATAGCCGCGAAGAATTTCTATCGATGGATATCCGTCAGATTCGCTCGTCGGATGAGATCGAGCGCCTGGAAACCAGGGTTGCCAATCGCCCCAAAAACACCATTGTCAAAGCCGGTCTGTGGCGCCACCAACGCCGGGACGGCAGCGAAATCATGGTGGAAATCTCCTGCCATCCGTTGACCTTTGAGGGACGGGAGTCGCTGTTGGTGCTGGCCTACGACGTGACCGAAAGGGAGCAATTGGAAAACCGTTTGCGTCACTCTGAAGACCTGACCCGGGCCACCATTGACGCCCTGCCCCTGCAAATTGCAGTGCTGGATGAAAGCGGCACCCTGACTATGACCAACCGGATGTGGGACCAGTACACGCGGGAGACCAATGGTCGCCGCGGGAAAATGGTGGTAGGCAGCAACTATCCGACCATCGTTCAGGAATCGATAGCTGCAGGCAGCGCCGGCAACCCCGTAGCACCACCACTGCTGGCCGGGGTGAACAGTGTGCTCCGTGGCGAGCGTCAGGAGTTTTCGATTGAGTATCCTAATTTCAAAGGGACTGAAAAGGCCTGGTTTCTGGTCCGTGTTCAACGCTTCCCCGATTCCGCCGACACGCGCATTGTGATCTCCCACGAAAACATCACCGAACGCAAGCTAGCGGATATAGAACTGCGCAAGGTCAACCGTTACTACGGCGCTCTGACCAGTATGAGTAACGCCATTGTCCGCAACCTGGACAGCCCCGAGGAACAGGGTCGCCGGCAGCGCATACTGGATGAAATCTGCCGTATTGCCGCCTATCACGGCGAGCTGGAACTGGTATGGGTGGCCCAGCTCGGTGCGGAAGAAAACACCGCCGACCTGATCGCCTACTCTGGCCAAGCGGTGGGCTTTTTGAAGGACTACAGCGAGTGTAACGAGTTATCCAGCCTGACCCTGCAGGGCGCGATTCGCCAGGCGGTATGTTTTAAAGAGAGCCGGGTGATTCACGACACCCAGGACGATGAGCTCAATAGCGCACGGTACAAGCAGCTCACCGAAAAATGGCACCTACATTCAGTGCTGTCTTGCCCGATTGTGATTCGCGGTGACGTCTGGGGCGCAATTACATTTTACGCGGGTAGCAGTCATTACTTCTCGCCAGATCTGATTCACCTGCTGGAGCAACTGACCGAAGAGCTGGCATACAGCCTGGACATTATCGACATTGAACGCCGCCGGGCCGAGGCCGAAGCCAAGTTACTGCTCAATGCCCGTATTATCGAATCCAGTCATGAAGGGATGTTTATCACCAATGATCAGGGCCGACTGATCATGGCCAATGCCGCAATGTCCAGCATTACCGGCTACGACAACGATGAACTGCTTAACCTCACCCCTCAAGCACTGTCTGCGGAGCCACTAACCCGCACGATGCTTCAGGAAATTGGCAAGTCGCTGAAACTGCGCGGGCACTGGGAGGGCGAATCCTACCATCGCCGCAAAAGCGGTGATGTGTTCCCGGTGGGCCTGTCAATTACCCGGGTAGAGAGCCCCGAGGGCACCCACCACATCTCCATCTGCCGCGACCTGAGCGAACGCAAGGAATACGAAAACCGCATCGCCCATATGATCAGCCACGACGCGCTAACTGACCTGCCTAACCGCAGCCTGTTTGACGCCCGGGTCGCCGACGCCATTAAACAGAATGCCAACCGCAGCGGACAGAAGGTGGCGGTTTTGTTTATCGATATTGACCGCTTCAAGATGATCAACGACTCCCTGGGACACAGCACCGGCGACAAACTGATCAGCGAAGTGGCGACCCGGATTGTGGATTGCTGCGGTGACCCCCGGGCGGTGTGCCGGGTTGCCGGTGACGAGTTTGCCGTGCTGCTCAGCAATATAGAAGACGAGCGCCAGATCAGCCGGGTGGCTGCCGATATTGTCAGCAAGGTGTCCAGCCCCACCCGGGTAAACAATACCGATATTGTGGTAACGGTGTCTGTGGGAGTGGCGGTTTATCCAGACCACGGCAATGACACCGCGACCCTGGCCAAACACGCCAACACGGCCATGGTTCATGCCAAGCGCTCCGGTCGCAACCACCATCGGCTCTACACCAGCAGCATGGAAAAGGATATCGGCCAGCACATCGCCTTTGAGAACGCCCTGCGCAATGCCATTAGCAATCGCGAGCTCAGCTTGGCATATCAGCCCCAAATCAATCTGCTCACCCACGAGGTGGTTGGTGTTGAGGCGCTGGCCCGCTGGCACCACCCACATTATGGCAATGTATCACCAGGGGTGTTTATTCCGGTGGCAGAACGCAGTGGCATGATTATCGAGCTGGGTAACTGGGCACTTCAGGAGGCCTGCGAGCAATCCATGCGCTGGCGCAAACAAAAGCTGCTCGACGTGCCGGTATCCGTCAACGTGTCCTTTCTGCAGTTGTGTCAGGACAATTTCGTACGCCAGGTACGCAGAGTGCTCAAAAGCACCGGCCTGCCACCTCATATGCTTGAGCTGGAGATCACCGAAAGTCTGTTGATGCAGGATGTTGACCGTACCCTGGAAAAACTCAATGCCCTGGCTGAGATGGGTGTGCAGCTGGCCATAGACGATTTCGGCACCGGCTACTCCAGCCTGGCCTACCTTCGGCAATTCCCGGCCAACCGCCTGAAGATCGACAAATCCTTTGTTCAGGATCTGCCTGACAGCCACGATGCAACCAGCATTGTGAATGCCATTATCGATCTGGCCGCCAACCTGGGCATGCGCACCATTGCCGAAGGTATTGAGACCCACGATCAACTGTCGATGCTGGCCGGGTCCCAGTGTGTCGAGGGACAGGGCTATCTCATAGCCAAACCCATCAGCGCAGGCGAACTGGAGCAGTGGATGAAATCCCGGGAATGGGGCGCTATCCATGCGCAGGAGTCTCATGGCTGA
- a CDS encoding tyrosine-protein phosphatase, with amino-acid sequence MTLATNPYGMPPGTVLLGSRLLRPLFLRLLFLFSACLVPPAMAETGGKVLDHYHNPARQTYAGGQPSPGQLRALAEAGVQHVINLRPRAEQGGFDEADAVTAAGMQYHHLPIAGGRDINFDSAAKLDRLLSQTADQTVLLHCASGNRVGALIALRASMAGVEKEAAIAEGKRWGLTGLESLVRQRLGAAEAAGETSEQ; translated from the coding sequence ATGACATTAGCGACAAACCCTTATGGCATGCCGCCCGGCACCGTGCTGCTTGGTTCCCGGTTATTGCGACCTTTATTCCTGCGTCTGCTTTTCCTGTTTTCTGCCTGCCTGGTTCCCCCAGCGATGGCAGAGACCGGTGGCAAAGTGCTGGACCACTACCACAACCCCGCCCGGCAAACCTACGCCGGTGGCCAGCCCAGCCCGGGCCAGCTGCGTGCCCTGGCCGAGGCTGGCGTACAACATGTGATTAACCTGCGCCCCCGGGCAGAGCAGGGCGGTTTTGATGAGGCCGACGCCGTGACGGCGGCAGGCATGCAATACCACCACCTGCCCATTGCGGGTGGGCGTGACATCAACTTTGATAGTGCCGCCAAGCTCGACCGGCTGCTGTCGCAAACCGCCGACCAGACCGTCTTGCTACACTGCGCGAGCGGCAACCGGGTAGGGGCGCTGATCGCCTTAAGAGCGAGTATGGCGGGGGTGGAAAAAGAAGCCGCCATCGCCGAGGGTAAGCGCTGGGGCCTGACCGGCCTGGAGTCATTGGTGCGCCAGCGCCTTGGGGCAGCCGAAGCGGCCGGCGAGACGAGCGAACAATAG
- a CDS encoding hydrolase, whose amino-acid sequence MLELKQCGLLVVDVQGKLASLMHNSDAVVANIVKLVQASRVLSLPVIALEQYPKGLGETVPELRDLLKDDEIIPKTSFGGCGAPDFMTALNKTGRRQWLVCGIESHVCVYQTVSGMLSAGHEVEVITDAVSSREAANIPMALAKMQRRGAELTSVEMCLFELMQDCKSEAFKAMLPLLK is encoded by the coding sequence ATGCTGGAACTCAAACAATGCGGCCTGCTAGTGGTCGATGTGCAGGGCAAGCTCGCCAGCCTGATGCACAACAGCGATGCCGTCGTCGCCAATATCGTTAAGCTGGTTCAGGCCAGCCGGGTGCTCTCCCTGCCTGTTATCGCCCTGGAGCAATACCCCAAAGGCCTGGGGGAAACCGTACCGGAGCTCCGCGACTTACTGAAAGATGACGAGATCATCCCCAAAACCAGCTTCGGTGGCTGTGGCGCGCCCGATTTTATGACGGCACTGAATAAAACCGGCCGCCGCCAATGGCTGGTCTGCGGCATTGAATCCCACGTGTGCGTCTACCAGACCGTGAGTGGCATGCTGAGTGCAGGCCATGAAGTCGAGGTGATTACCGATGCGGTGTCTTCAAGAGAGGCCGCCAATATCCCGATGGCCCTCGCCAAAATGCAGCGCCGTGGCGCCGAGCTGACCTCGGTGGAAATGTGCCTGTTTGAACTGATGCAAGATTGCAAAAGCGAAGCCTTTAAAGCGATGTTGCCGCTGTTGAAGTAG